Proteins from a single region of Corylus avellana chromosome ca11, CavTom2PMs-1.0:
- the LOC132165445 gene encoding brassinosteroid LRR receptor kinase, with protein sequence MKPFCPSNSHFSLFLLSLTFLSFQASPASTSSASPSRETQQLINFKDGLPNPAILPNWLLNGDPCAFNGISCKDSLVSSINLSLVPLHANFSLVSAFLLSLDHLETLSLRLTNLSGAVSFVPGSKCNTLLTALDLSENGLSGSVSDLSYLGGSCSGLKSLNLSSNLLENPSSSLKDAPKLDLRVLDLSFNKLSGATVIPWLFPAGCSSMQWLSLKGNKLTGDVTTLSTCETLQYLDLSSNNFSVGIPSFGDCLALEHLDISANKFSGDVAHVLSSCDHLAFLNISSNLFSGAVPALPVGNLRLLYLASNGFEGEIPAWLAGACTSGGLVELDLSSNKLNGTVPSGLSACASLESFDISENNFSGDLPIEIFAKMSNLKKLDLSFNNFHGPLPDSLLSKLVKLETLDLSANNLSDQIPSSLCEAPDNILKELFLQNNQFTGSIPASLSNCSQLVSLDLSFNYLTGTIPSSLGRLSKLRDLIIWLNQLHGEIPQELMYILTLENLILDFNRLTGEIPSGLSNCTRLNWISLSNNQLSGEIPGWIGQLSNLAILKLSNNSLYGRIPPELGDCKSLIWLDLNTNYLNGTIPPALFKQSRNISVNFISGKTYKYIKNDGSKECHGAGNLLEFAGIRPDQLNKISTRNPCNFTRVYGGKLQPTFYHNGSMIFLDISHNMLSGDIPKEIGSMFYLYILNLGHNNFSGKIPQELGDLTDLNILDLSSNRFEGSIPQSMTRLTLLTEIDLSNNHLSGMIPEMGQLETFPASRFQNNSGLCGYPLNPCGSNSDSSSSSQHQKNHRRQASLAGSVAMGLLFSLFCIFGLIIVAIETRKRRKKKDAAFDGYIDSGSHSGMANVSWKLTGAREALSINLATFEKPLRKLTFADLLEATNGFHNDSLIGSGGFGDVYKAQLKDGSIVAIKKLIHVSGQGDREFTAEMETIGKIKHRNLVPLLGYCKVGEERLLVYEYMKYGSLEDVLHNPKKAGIKLSWSARRKIAIGSARGLAFLHNCIPHIIHRDMKSSNVLLDENLEARVSDFGMARLMSAMDTHLSVSTLAGTPGYVPPEYYQSFRCSTKGDVYSYGVVLLELLTGKRPTDSADFGDNNLVGWVKQHAKLKISDVFDPELMKEDPSIEMELLQHLKVACACLDDRHLRRPSMIQVMAMFKEIQAGSEIDSQSTIATEDGCFRSIEMVETINEAPELIKQ encoded by the coding sequence ATGAAACCATTCTGCCCCTCAAACTCCCActtctctctgtttcttctctctctcactttcctCTCTTTCCAAGCCTCGCCAGCTTCCACCTCCTCCGCCTCACCCAGCAGAGAAACCCAGCAGCTCATCAACTTCAAAGACGGTCTCCCGAACCCGGCCATCCTCCCCAACTGGCTCCTCAACGGAGACCCATGTGCCTTCAATGGCATTTCCTGCAAAGACTCCCTGGTTTCCTCGATAAACCTCAGCTTAGTCCCTCTGCACGCCAACTTCAGCCTCGTCTCCGCCTTCCTCCTCTCCCTCGACCACCTCGAAACGCTTTCTCTGAGACTCACGAATCTCAGTGGCGCTGTTTCTTTCGTCCCTGGATCCAAATGTAACACATTGTTGACCGCCTTAGATCTCTCTGAAAACGGCCTCTCCGGCTCTGTTTCCGACCTCTCCTACTTGGGCGGTTCTTGCTCCGGCTTGAAATCCCTCAACCTCTCCAGCAATCTCCTCGAgaacccttcttcttctttgaaagACGCGCCCAAGCTGGATCTCCGGGTTCTTGATCTCTCTTTCAACAAGCTCTCCGGCGCAACCGTTATCCCATGGCTCTTTCCCGCCGGTTGCAGTAGTATGCAATGGTTGTCGTTGAAGGGAAACAAGCTCACCGGCGATGTAACAACACTCTCCACTTGCGAGACTTTGCAGTACCTGGACCTCTCCTCCAACAATTTCTCTGTGGGTATTCCTTCTTTCGGGGATTGCTTGGCTCTGGAGCACCTCGATATCTCTGCCAACAAGTTCTCCGGCGACGTCGCCCACGTTCTCTCCTCGTGCGACCACCTCGCCTTCTTGAACATCTCCAGCAACCTGTTCTCGGGTGCCGTTCCGGCGCTCCCGGTCGGGAACCTCCGCCTCCTCTACCTCGCCAGCAACGGATTCGAGGGCGAAATCCCCGCGTGGCTCGCCGGCGCGTGTACTTCCGGCGGCCTCGTGGAGCTTGACCTCTCGTCCAACAAGCTCAACGGTACGGTCCCGAGCGGTTTGAGCGCTTGTGCATCGTTGGAATCATTTGATATATCCGAAAACAACTTCTCCGGTGACCTACCGATCGAAATCTTTGCAAAGATGAGCAACTTGAAGAAGCTGGACTTGTCGTTCAACAACTTCCACGGTCCTTTGCCGGATTCTTTGTTGTCGAAGCTAGTCAAATTGGAGACGTTGGATCTTAGTGCCAATAACCTTTCCGACCAAATTCCCAGCAGTCTCTGTGAAGCTCCTGATAATATCTTGAAAGAGCTCTTCTTACAGAACAATCAGTTTACTGGGTCGATTCCGGCGAGTTTGAGCAACTGTTCTCAGCTCGTCTCGCTGGATTTGAGCTTCAATTACCTCACCGGAACCATCCCTTCGAGCTTGGGGAGGTTGTCGAAGCTCCGGGACTTGATCATATGGCTGAACCAGCTACATGGGGAAATCCCACAAGAGCTCATGTACATCCTGACGCTGGAGAATCTGATTCTTGACTTCAACCGGTTGACGGGGGAGATTCCTTCCGGGCTAAGCAACTGCACCAGGCTAAATTGGATCTCCTTGTCGAATAACCAGTTGAGCGGCGAGATTCCAGGGTGGATTGGGCAGCTTTCGAACCTTGCAATACTCAAGCTGAGTAACAATTCTTTGTACGGGAGGATTCCGCCAGAGCTTGGAGACTGCAAGAGCTTGATATGGTTGGATCTCAATACCAATTACTTGAACGGGACGATCCCACCTGCGCTTTTCAAGCAATCTAGAAATATTTCCGTGAATTTCATAAGCGGGAAGACGTATAAGTATATCAAGAATGATGGGAGTAAGGAGTGTCATGGGGCTGGGAATTTGCTCGAGTTTGCCGGGATTAGGCCTGACCAGCTGAATAAGATTTCCACCAGGAATCCGTGCAATTTCACTAGAGTATATGGAGGTAAGCTTCAGCCAACATTTTACCACAATGGGTCTATGATTTTTCTTGATATTTCGCATAATATGTTGTCGGGTGATATTCCAAAGGAGATTGGGAGTATGTTCTATctgtatatattgaatttggGCCATAACAATTTCTCCGGAAAGATTCCACAAGAGCTTGGGGACTTGACGGATCTTAACATTCTTGATCTCTCTAGCAATAGGTTTGAAGGGAGTATCCCGCAATCCATGACTAGGCTTACCTTGCTTACGGAGATTGATCTGTCCAATAATCATCTTAGTGGAATGATTCCTGAAATGGGTCAGCTTGAAACTTTCCCAGCGTCTAGGTTTCAGAATAATTCAGGACTATGTGGGTATCCTCTGAATCCCTGTGGGTCGAATTCGGATTCGAGTTCGAGTTCCCAGCATCAGAAGAATCATCGGCGGCAAGCATCCCTTGCAGGGAGTGTGGCAATGGGATTGTTGTTCTCCCTTTTCTGTATCTTTGGTTTGATAATAGTTGCTATTGAAACCaggaaaagaaggaagaagaaagatgcGGCGTTTGATGGTTATATTGACAGCGGTTCCCACTCCGGCATGGCCAATGTCAGCTGGAAGCTAACTGGTGCCCGGGAAGCGTTGAGCATCAACCTTGCCACATTTGAGAAGCCCCTCCGGAAGCTCACTTTTGCAGATCTTCTTGAAGCAACAAACGGCTTCCACAACGACAGCCTTATCGGCTCCGGAGGTTTTGGCGATGTGTATAAGGCGCAATTGAAAGACGGAAGCATTGTAGCTATCAAGAAACTAATACATGTGAGCGGACAGGGTGATCGGGAATTCACTGCTGAAATGGAAACCATTGGGAAAATCAAACACAGGAACCTTGTCCCTCTTCTGGGCTACTGCAAGGTAGGAGAAGAAAGGCTCTTGGTTTATGAGTACATGAAGTATGGAAGCTTAGAAGATGTTCTACACAACCCGAAGAAAGCCGGGATCAAGCTGAGCTGGTCTGCGAGGAGAAAGATTGCCATTGGGTCTGCGAGGGGATTGGCTTTTCTGCACAATTGCATCCCACACATCATTCACAGGGACATGAAATCCAGCAATGTCCTGCTTGATGAAAACTTGGAAGCCAGAGTCTCTGATTTTGGAATGGCCAGGCTTATGAGCGCAATGGATACCCATTTGAGCGTCAGCACTCTTGCAGGCACTCCCGGCTATGTCCCTCCAGAATACTATCAGAGCTTCAGATGCTCCACAAAAGGTGATGTCTACAGTTATGGTGTAGTTTTGCTTGAGCTGCTAACCGGGAAACGACCAACGGATTCGGCTGATTTTGGTGACAACAATCTTGTGGGGTGGGTGAAACAGCATGCCAAACTGAAAATAAGTGATGTATTTGATCCGGAGCTCATGAAAGAGGATCCCAGCATTGAGATGGAGCTTTTACAGCACTTAAAGGTTGCCTGCGCTTGCTTGGACGATCGCCATTTGCGGCGTCCTTCAATGATTCAAGTCATGGCAATGTTCAAGGAAATCCAGGCAGGGTCTGAGATTGACTCTCAGTCTACCATTGCCACCGAAGATGGATGTTTCAGGTCAATTGAAATGGTAGAGACCATAAATGAAGCCCCTGAACTAATCAAGCAGTAG
- the LOC132166716 gene encoding TSL-kinase interacting protein 1 — MNTARQRNRKAVKAPSKCVADIDCTGKKKSTKRTGGQSYKSAGKAEEFLAEKDEQSPLSSIAEGRCPELPVKSRRVSEKTKRSPLLELYPGPRLLPSAKIKLQLFPIDEDTRMGLEKDGHYPYLELTLSAQKKISSVLRHLNSKWGSSSIALGEPMVCPYNILKNVSGCGRWTLNDNGISAGDVFEAVGSPDIFRLRYGWFSYSEPKTLGNLSSSTPPIDCLQSEGTRKGCNNNVEVTYSKGKQIEVTSEELKGINVSEITAAIVAEEVANGPVDLVDRELRMDAGPGQSSVLWADGLTNISIGGLLSEASIQGKFKNSVPITNGLTDISVGGLLSVASLQGKSNNCDPKSVGSTSGLHPSQLISDSFDAYIAAQTNCAQVPRFSTQDSRSSILDAEETCQAFPFQKFSSSEKDVLPWNASACSGGCSQDAGSNSFKFFKAAEINCQSGFSQDHAHQESETDLLLCSRTYNDESSLGLSGIKWTDSRGPFDLGLPTSQKLTNGDSINISRFVR; from the exons ATGAACACTGCTAGACAGCGAAACAGGAAGGCAGTTAAGGCTCCCTCAAAGTGCGTGGCAGACATAGATTGCACTGGAAAAAAGAAATCCACAAAGAGAACTGGTGGTCAAAGTTACAAATCTGCAG GGAAAGCTGAAGAGTTTTTGGCTGAAAAAGATGAGCAATCTCCACTTTCTAGCATAGCTGAGGGAAGGTGTCCAGAACTTCCAGTCAAAAGTAGACGTGtttcagaaaaaacaaaaaggtcaCCTCTACTTGAGCTTTATCCTGGACCAAGACTTCTTCCATCTGCAAAGATAAAGTTGCAGCTTTTCCCAATAGATGAAGACACTCGCATGGGACTGGAAAAG GATGGACATTATCCATACTTGGAACTTACTTTAAGTGCTCAGAAGAAGATTTCATCGGTGCTTAGGCATTTAAATAGCAAGTGGGGCAGTTCAAGTATTGCTCTTGGGGAGCCTATGGTTTGCCCATACAACATACTTAAAAATGTGTCTGGTTGCGGAAGATGGACTCTGAATGACAATGGTATCAGTGCAGGAGATGTCTTTGAAGCTGTTGGAAGCCCTGACATTTTCCGCCTAAG GTATGGCTGGTTCTCTTATTCTGAACCTAAAACTTTAGGTAACCTTTCTTCATCAACTCCCCCCATTGATTGTTTGCAATCTGAGGGCACACGGAAAGGTTGCAACAATAATGTGGAGGTTACATATAGCAAAGGGAAACAAATTGAGGTGACAAGTGAAGAGCTCAAAGGAATCAATGTAAGTGAAATAACAGCTGCAATTGTTGCTGAGGAGGTTGCAAATGGTCCTGTTGATCTTGTG GATAGGGAACTGAGGATGGATGCTGGCCCTGGACAATCATCAGTCCTGTGGGCTGATGGTCTAACTAATATAAGCATTGGAGGCCTCCTCTCTGAGGCATCCATACAgggaaagtttaaaaattctgtTCCCATCACTAATGGTCTAACCGATATAAGCGTTGGAGGACTCTTGTCTGTAGCCTCCTTACAGGGCAAGTCCAATAACTGCGATCCAAAATCAGTTGGGAGCACTTCAGGCTTGCATCCGAGTCAACTAATATCTGATTCCTTTGATGCTTATATTGCTGCCCAAACAAATTGTGCTCAAGTTCCAAGGTTCTCCACTCAAGATTCACGCTCATCTATATTGGATGCTGAAGAAACATGCCAGGCGTTTCCTTTTCAAAAATTCTCATCTTCGGAAAAAGATGTTCTGCCTTGGAATGCAAGTGCTTGTTCTGGGGGCTGCAGCCAGGATGCTGGCTCCAattcattcaaattttttaaagcaGCTGAG ATCAACTGTCAATCTGGGTTTTCACAAGATCATGCTCATCAAGAATCTGAAACAGACCTGTTGCTTTGTTCACGAACATATAATGATGAAAGTAGTCTTGGGCTGTCAGGCATTAAATGG ACTGACTCGCGTGGACCCTTTGATCTTGGTCTACCCACCTCTCAGAAGCTTACCAATGGAGACAGTATTAACATCAGCAGATTTGTTAGATAG
- the LOC132165617 gene encoding UDP-rhamnose/UDP-galactose transporter 6, translating into MKTEKILVTNSLIEKMTSAKMADRKAMLDIASWMFNVVTSVGIILVNKALMAKYGFTFATTLTGLHFATTTLLTVVLRRLGYIQASHLPFSELLKFVIFANFSIVGMNVSLMWNSVGFYQIAKLSMIPVSCFLEVVLDKMRYSRDTKLSIMVVLLGVAVCTITDVSVNAKGFIAALVAVWSTSLQQYYVHYLQRNYSLGSFNLLGHTAPAQAASLLVLGPFLDYQLTGKKVYAYDSSLASTLFIILSCTIAVGTNLSQFICIGRFTAVSFQVLGHMKTILVLILGFILFGKEGLNLHVITGMIVAVVGMVWYGNASSMPGGKERRSHSSLINKSPKHGSSTESSDMDDKV; encoded by the exons ATGAAGACTGAGAAAATACTGGTGACAAATTCATTAATAGAGAAAATGACTTCAGCAAAGATGGCTGATAGAAAGGCCATGCTTGATATTGCTTCATGGATGTTTAATGTTGTCACATCTGTTGGAATAATTCTTGTCAACAAAGCCTTGATGGCGAAATATGGTTTTACCTTTG CTACAACATTAACTGGTCTGCATTTTGCCACAACAACCTTGTTGACCGTTGTTCTTAGGAGGCTGGGATATATTCAGGCTTCTCATCTACCATTTTCTGaacttttgaaatttgttaTATTTGCAAATTTTTCCATAGTTGGGATGAATGTGAGTTTAATGTGGAATTCTGTGGGATTCTATCAG ATTGCGAAGCTGAGTATGATCCCGGTATCTTGTTTTCTGGAAGTTGTCTTGGACAAGATGCGATACTCAAGGGACACTAAACTTAGCATAATGGTAGTCCTCCTTGGTGTTGCAGTTTGTACTATTACTGATGTGAGTGTCAATGCAAAGGGTTTTATAGCGGCTTTAGTGGCAGTTTGGAGCACTTCGCTACAGCAGTAT TATGTACACTATCTTCAGCGAAATTATTCTCTCGGATCTTTCAACTTATTGGGGCATACTGCTCCAGCACAGGCAGCATCCCTGCTAGTATTAGGGCCATTTCTTGACTACCAGTTGACTGGTAAAAAGGTTTATGCATATGACTCTAGTCTCGCGTCTACG TTATTCATAATTCTCTCTTGCACTATCGCGGTAGGGACCAATCTGAGTCAATTCATCTGCATAGGCAGATTTACAGCTGTGTCGTTCCAGGTGCTTGGACATATGAAGACCattcttgttttgattttaggtttcattttatttggtaAAGAGGGTCTCAATTTACATGTAATTACGGGTATGATCGTTGCCGTTGTTGGAATGGTCTGGTATGGCAATGCCTCCTCTATGCCGGGTGGGAAGGAACGCCGTAGCCATTCTTCTCTAATCAACAAATCCCCCAAACACGGCAGCTCGACAGAATCCTCCGATATGGATGATAAGGTCTAG
- the LOC132165922 gene encoding uncharacterized protein LOC132165922 codes for MAKKRKSDATRLDEVDRSMYTTFCSAANSLSQLYTQTMNHQRLSFQAGERHALDKLYQWILRQQEEGSRVTTVDIVAYLQNELEYGSDEAPVSPRVSFQNQHAQNAMHLSNLGGPVSSGPFGAAAIVAQGVRSGQSDNQVKNSVFSNALSSPVRRSIQSYHLAQGGYHSNNIIAYGTGGPRNNEINSTHLQNRDTNSPSSNDCMDMHADTPGHEFPY; via the exons ATGGCGAAGAAGAGGAAGTCCGACGCCACGCGCCTGGACGAGGTGGATCGTAGCATGTACACGACGTTCTGCAGCGCCGCCAACTCCCTCTCCCAGCTCTACACCCAGACCATGAACCACCAGCGCCTCTCCTTCCAAGCCGGTGAACGTCACGCGCTG GATAAACTATATCAATGGATTTTGAgacaacaagaagaaggatCAAGAGTGACAACGGTGGATATAGTCGCTTATTTGCAG AATGAGCTTGAATATGGATCAGATGAGGCACCAGTgtcccctagggtttcatttcaGAACCAGCATGCCCAAAATGCAATGCACTTGTCCAATTTGGGTGGCCCCGTCTCTTCCGGTCCATTCGGGGCAGCAGCAATCGTTGCGCAGGGAGTTCGTTCCGGGCAATCTGATAATCAAGTTAAGAATTCTGTATTCTCAAATGCTCTCTCCAGCCCCGTTCGTCGGAGCATTCAGTCCTATCACTTAGCACAAGGTGGATACCattcaaataatattattgcATATGGAACAGGAGGACCTCGGAATAATGAGATAAACTCTACTCATCTCCAAAACCGGGATACCAACTCACCAAGCTCCAATGACTGCATGGATATGCATGCAGATACTCCAGGTCATGAATTTCCATACTGA